The genomic segment ATTGCTGTTTCCGGACACCGGCGGCCGCGGGCCACCTGGTTGGCCGCCGTGGCACTGGCGGCCGGCGGCCTGTCCATTCCCCTCTGGCAGACCGCCGGAACCCACGAACTCTCGCCGCCGCCCCTGAAAACGGTTGCAAACCCACCGTCCGGACTACTTTCCCAGGCCCTGTCGGCCCCCGCCGGACCGCCGCCAGCGGCGCTCCCGCCCTCGGCAGCGAATGCCCCATCAGTTCCCACGGCAACGGACGCGCCCCCGGCGAGCGCCGCGGCCGAGGGGGTGCCGAAGCCCAAGCCGGCCGCCGCGCGCCCCCCCCGGCCGGCCCGTACACGGCCGGCAAAACCGGCGGCTGAAGAGAGCCCCTTTTACACCAAAGCCAAAGCCCTGCACCGCCAGCAGCGCTATCGCGAGGCCATCGGCTTTTATCGCCAGGCGCTGGCGCTCAACCCGGATCACGCGGCCTGCCGTTTTAATCTGGCCACCGCCTACCTGGCCAGCGACGCTTTCGGGGACGCCTACCCGCTTCTCATGGCCTTGGCGGCCAGCGCGCCGTCAAACCCCGACATCCAGTTGAACCTGGCCATCGCCGAAATCGGGGCCGGGCGCCTTGAGGCCGCGGCCGTCAGCCTGGAGACGGCCCAGGGGCTGCCGGCGGCGCCGCTATTTGAGATTCATTTTCACCACGGCATTCTGCACGGCCGTTGCGGCCGCCCCCAGGCCGCCATCGCCAGCTACCGGCGGGCCATGGCGCTCAAGCCGGGGCACAGCGGGGTGCTCCTCAACCTGGCGCTGACCTATGATCGGCTGGCGCACTACCCGGAGGCGCTGGACTACTACCTGCGCTCGCTTGCGGCCGGGGACGGTCTTACCGCGCAGGAAAGCGACCAGATCCGCCGGCGGATTCGGCAACTCCAGAGCTACCTCAGCACAGCGGCCGAAGCCGCGCCGGATCGGCATCTATCGTCGGCCGCGGGCCGGCCGCAACCGGAGGGGCGCTGACGCATGAAAAAACGGATTGGCGACATCCTGACCGAAATGGGCTTCATCGGCGCCGACCAGCTGGAAATGGCGCTCATGGAGACCCGCAAAACCGGCCTTATGCTGGGCGACGTCCTCCTGCGGCTGGACTGGGTCACCGAAGAGCAGCTCCAGATGGCCATCGCCGTACAGAGCGGGGCCCAAATCCTGGATACCAGCAGTGTCGGCATCGATCCGGCTCTGCTGACCGAAATCCCCCAGGAGTTCGTCAACGAACACGGCATCTTCCCCTTCGAGAAGGACGGCCAGACCCTCAAAGCCGCCACCAGCAATCCCTTCGACGTCATTGCGCGCGACAAGCTGGCGCGCCTGACCGGCTATCGGGTGGTCACCTTCATCGCCCCCAAGACCTGGATCGCCAGGGCCATCGCCCTCTATTACCAGACCGCCCAGACCATCGACAACGAGATCGAGGCCATCACCCGCGCCGGCCTCTCCGAGCGCGCCGCGGAGCAGAACCAGATCGTCACCCTGGCCGATCTCTTGGTCGACAAGGGCTACGTCATAGGCGCCAGCGACATCCACGTGGTGCCCGACACCAACCTGGTGCGGGTGTACTACCGCATCGACGGCGTGCTTCACCAGACCTATCTCTTCGCCAAAACCTTTCAACAGAGCCTGATCACGCGCTTCAAGATCATGGCCGACATGGATATCTCCAACCCCAACATCCCCCACGACGGCCGGATTCGCTACAACGGCAAGGTCGGCACCTTCGACATGCGGGTTTCAACCTTTCCTACCCAGCTCGGGGAAACCGTCGTGATGCGCCTGCTGGTGTATGACAAGGTCGTGGGCGAGCTGAACAATCTCGGCTTGGAGGAAGACGATTTGGCCCGCTTCCGGGAAGGCATTCGCCGGCCCTACGGCCTGATTTTGACCACCGGCCCCACCGGCTCGGGCAAGACCACCACTCTCTACACGGCCCTGATGGCCATCAACAGTCCCCACATCAACGTCATGACGGTCGAGGACCCCATCGAGTATGCCATTCCCACCATCCGCCAGACGGCCGTCAACCCCAAGGCCGGACTGAGCTTCAGCAATGCGCTGCGCTCGGCCATGCGCCAGGACCCGGACGTGATTCTGGTGGGGGAGATCCGCGACCGGGAAACGGCGGACTTGGCCCTGCAGGCGGCCTTGACCGGCCACCTGGTGCTCTCCACCCTGCACACCAATGACGCCGCCTCGGCCATCAACCGCCTCCTGGACCTTGGGGTCAACACCAGCATCCTGACCGCATCCCTCTCGATGGTGGTCGCCCAGCGGCTGGTGCGGCGGGTCTGCCCCCACTGCGTCCAACACGCGGCGCCAACCGCCGAGGAGGCTGCGCTGTTCGCCCGCCAGGGTCTCACGGCCCCGCCCCTGCTGGCCCGGCCGGTGGGCTGCGGAAGCTGCTACCAGTCGGGATACCGGGGACGGACCGGCATCTATGAGGTTCTGCGGGTGGACCGCGCAATCGGCGAACTGATCTTTGGCGGGGCGCTCCACAGCACCATCGAAGACGCGGCCGTCAAGGCCGGAACGAGCCTGATGTACCGCCAGGCACTGAAAAAAGCCGTCCGGGGGGTCACGACCCTCGAGGAGGTCTTCCGGGTGGCGGCCGATGCCTGATTTCCGTTACCGGGCCATCGACGACAGCGGCCGCCTGTGCCGGGGAAGCGCCACGGCCCTGAGCGAAGGGGAGGTGGCGCAGATCCTGTTGGACAGGGGCCTGAACCTGATCGACTGCCGCAAGTCCCGGAGAACCGGCCTGACCCGGGCCTTTTCATCCGGACGGATCCCGCCGCGGCTGCTGATCGAATTCTACCACCGCCTTTCACAGGCGCTGAGGCTGGGACTGCCGATGCTGGCGGCCCTGGAGGAGAACGCCAGCACACTGCCCTCCCCGATGCTGAAAAAAATCATCGGCGAAATGCGTCTTGCCATCGCCGGCGGCCAGAGCCTGCAAGCCGCCGCCGCCCGCTTCGGCCGGATCTTCCCCAAGCTGGACCTGGCGGTCATCGGGATGGGCGAAAAAACCGGTGAGCTACCCAAATCGCTGCAAGAGCTCGCCGATTTCCGCGAATGGAAGGAAGACATCCGCGCGACCCTGCGACGGGCGACCGTTTACCCGGCCTTTGTGCTAACCGCCGTCACGGCCGTTCTGGGGGTATGGGTGGGCTACGTCCTGCCCCAAATGGCCAAAGTGCTGGCCGAAATGGGGGTTATCCTGCCCCAGGCAACCCGCTGGGTGTTGGGGGTCAGCGGGTTTCTTCGCCAGCAGTGGGTGCCGCTGGGCGCCGGGCTGGGGCTGTTGGCGGTAGCCTTTTTGCTGGCACGGAAAAGCGCCCGGGGCGCCGTCTGCCTCGACCGCCTGCTACTCGGGCTGCCACTGGCGGGCCCGATTGCGGTCAATATCGTCATGGCGCGCCTGAGCCACAATTTCGCCACGATGTACCACGCCGGCTTGAACATCCATCAAATTTTCGAGATTCTCAGCCGCGACGTCCTGGGCAACCGCTTTGTGGAAAAGCGCGTGGGCCGAGTCTACAGCGAGGTTCAGGGCGGCAAGCCTTTGGCGGCCGCCTTCGAGGGCGCGGGCGGGTTTCCGCCGCTGCTGTTGGGGGCGATTCGCAACGGGGAATCCACCGGCACCCTGGACGAGGCCTTCAACCGACTGGGGGATTACTACAACGGCGAGGTCAAGCGCACGATGCAACTTCTGGTCAACGCCTTGGAGCCGATTTCGATTTTGGCACTGGGAGGGATTTTCGGACTGATTCTGCTCTCGATCCTGCTGCCGCTCTACGACGTCATCGGCGAGTTCGGCAAAGCCTATTGAGGATGCAACCGCCCAAGACCTGCGCTAAGGGGCCTCAGGGCACGATGACCAGCTGGTCGTCGGCAAGTGTCAGGGGGCTGGCAGGCGCGGAGCCCACCACCGAGCCGGCCCCGGCGGCGGCGCTGCCCAGGCGCACACGGCTGCCCGGCACCATTTCAAAGGCCGCCGTTGCCCCCGGGGCCAGCATGCCGGCATCGGTGGCACGGTTCATGTCATAGACATAGACGGCCGCGGCCGAGCGATTGCTGACCGTCAGGCGCGCCACCTGACCGCAGACCGCGGCGAAAAGTTCCGTCCCACCCACATAGGTGGTAAGATCGTCGAACCCGCCGGCCGGCGGATGGCGCAGATAGTTGGGGGCGCCGTCACTGTTGTCGCCCCGGTGGGGGCCGGCGGCGACCGCATCGAACACGCTGCCGTTTGAATCCGCGTCCATGGGCCCCGCACTGACCAAAACCGCGGCCACTGAAAAACCCGCCGCCGCACCGTCGGCGTCGACCATCAGCGGACCGCCGCTCAGACCGCCGTGAAGCGCGCTGCAGCTGCCGGCACGGTCGGCCCCCAGGCTGCTGTTGAGGGCGTACTTGAGCGGCCGTTTGTAGGTGTCCGCGGGGCTGATCTGAAGTTCGCGGCAGGGCAGGTTCCCCACGAGGGCATGGCTGTTGCCCTGACCGTCGCCATCGGTGTCGGCCCAGGGCAGACGCCCGTTGACCACCGCGTAGGTCACCAACGCGTTTTTGGCCTGGATCAGATACTGCTGACTGTCACTGCGGGCCTTGCGTGCGGCCAGCATCCCCATGAGAGACACCCCGCCGCCGGCCAAGAGGCCGACAATCACCATCACGATGGCGATTTCCAGCAGGGTGAATCCGTTTTGCCCCCGCAGGGGTGAAGGCCTCATTTCCATGAACGGCACGCGGTTTGAGGGTGACTGAGGTTCACCGGGGGGGCCGTCAGACAGGAAGAGGACACCCCGCCGGGGCGCGTCCTCTCCTGCCCAGGTCAAACCGACCGGTCCCGAATCAGAACCGCATGTAAAGGGTCGGGACGCTGGTTCCGGTGGTGTAGGCCGTGCTGCCAACGATGCTGCCGGTATTGCTGTTGCCGTCGTCATACTTGCTGTCGATCTCCTGGCAGACCTCGCCCGGCAGGT from the Desulfobacteraceae bacterium genome contains:
- a CDS encoding tetratricopeptide repeat protein, producing the protein MSLLNDALRKRRQENAGHQQRPATPAPIAVSGHRRPRATWLAAVALAAGGLSIPLWQTAGTHELSPPPLKTVANPPSGLLSQALSAPAGPPPAALPPSAANAPSVPTATDAPPASAAAEGVPKPKPAAARPPRPARTRPAKPAAEESPFYTKAKALHRQQRYREAIGFYRQALALNPDHAACRFNLATAYLASDAFGDAYPLLMALAASAPSNPDIQLNLAIAEIGAGRLEAAAVSLETAQGLPAAPLFEIHFHHGILHGRCGRPQAAIASYRRAMALKPGHSGVLLNLALTYDRLAHYPEALDYYLRSLAAGDGLTAQESDQIRRRIRQLQSYLSTAAEAAPDRHLSSAAGRPQPEGR
- a CDS encoding GspE/PulE family protein, with the protein product MKKRIGDILTEMGFIGADQLEMALMETRKTGLMLGDVLLRLDWVTEEQLQMAIAVQSGAQILDTSSVGIDPALLTEIPQEFVNEHGIFPFEKDGQTLKAATSNPFDVIARDKLARLTGYRVVTFIAPKTWIARAIALYYQTAQTIDNEIEAITRAGLSERAAEQNQIVTLADLLVDKGYVIGASDIHVVPDTNLVRVYYRIDGVLHQTYLFAKTFQQSLITRFKIMADMDISNPNIPHDGRIRYNGKVGTFDMRVSTFPTQLGETVVMRLLVYDKVVGELNNLGLEEDDLARFREGIRRPYGLILTTGPTGSGKTTTLYTALMAINSPHINVMTVEDPIEYAIPTIRQTAVNPKAGLSFSNALRSAMRQDPDVILVGEIRDRETADLALQAALTGHLVLSTLHTNDAASAINRLLDLGVNTSILTASLSMVVAQRLVRRVCPHCVQHAAPTAEEAALFARQGLTAPPLLARPVGCGSCYQSGYRGRTGIYEVLRVDRAIGELIFGGALHSTIEDAAVKAGTSLMYRQALKKAVRGVTTLEEVFRVAADA
- a CDS encoding type II secretion system F family protein; translation: MPDFRYRAIDDSGRLCRGSATALSEGEVAQILLDRGLNLIDCRKSRRTGLTRAFSSGRIPPRLLIEFYHRLSQALRLGLPMLAALEENASTLPSPMLKKIIGEMRLAIAGGQSLQAAAARFGRIFPKLDLAVIGMGEKTGELPKSLQELADFREWKEDIRATLRRATVYPAFVLTAVTAVLGVWVGYVLPQMAKVLAEMGVILPQATRWVLGVSGFLRQQWVPLGAGLGLLAVAFLLARKSARGAVCLDRLLLGLPLAGPIAVNIVMARLSHNFATMYHAGLNIHQIFEILSRDVLGNRFVEKRVGRVYSEVQGGKPLAAAFEGAGGFPPLLLGAIRNGESTGTLDEAFNRLGDYYNGEVKRTMQLLVNALEPISILALGGIFGLILLSILLPLYDVIGEFGKAY
- a CDS encoding type II secretion system GspH family protein, whose translation is MRPSPLRGQNGFTLLEIAIVMVIVGLLAGGGVSLMGMLAARKARSDSQQYLIQAKNALVTYAVVNGRLPWADTDGDGQGNSHALVGNLPCRELQISPADTYKRPLKYALNSSLGADRAGSCSALHGGLSGGPLMVDADGAAAGFSVAAVLVSAGPMDADSNGSVFDAVAAGPHRGDNSDGAPNYLRHPPAGGFDDLTTYVGGTELFAAVCGQVARLTVSNRSAAAVYVYDMNRATDAGMLAPGATAAFEMVPGSRVRLGSAAAGAGSVVGSAPASPLTLADDQLVIVP